One part of the Mobula birostris isolate sMobBir1 chromosome 17, sMobBir1.hap1, whole genome shotgun sequence genome encodes these proteins:
- the nxnl2 gene encoding nucleoredoxin-like protein 2 yields the protein MVDVFAGHMLVNKDGEAVDPEEALKNKVVGIYFSGGWCPPCRDFTPRLCEFYTELMEESEPAPQFEIVFVSSDKSQADMENYMAAMHGDWLALPWEDQYKIELKKKYCITAIPKLVIVKQNGDVITDKGRKQIRDYGLACFRNWIEVAEVFQNFSAN from the exons ATGGTGGACGTGTTCGCCGGGCACATGCTGGTCAATAAGGACGGCGAGGCGGTGGACCCCGAGGAGGCGCTGAAGAATAAAGTTGTGGGCATCTACTTTTCGGGGGGCTGGTGCCCTCCCTGCCGCGATTTCACGCCGCGCCTGTGCGAGTTCTACACCGAGCTGATGGAGGAGTCGGAGCCGGCGCCGCAGTTCGAGATCGTCTTCGTGTCTTCGGATAAGAGCCAAGCCGACATGGAGAACTACATGGCAGCGATGCACGGAGACTGGCTGGCACTACCCTGGGAGGATCAGTACAAAAT AGAGTTGAAGAAGAAATACTGCATTACAGCAATACCAAAGCTGGTAATTGTGAAACAAAATGGAGACGTCATCACTGACAAAGGACGTAAACAGATACGAGATTATGGTTTGGCGTGCTTCAGGAACTGGATTGAAGTAGCGGAGGTTTTCCAGAATTTTTCAGCTAATTGA